From a region of the Actinopolymorpha singaporensis genome:
- a CDS encoding HAD family hydrolase encodes MTVSAVIFDWGGTLTPWHTVDLHDQWRHYARAYDPAHGDEVSAALRAAEDEAWRRSREEHRATAFDTIVRAAGLEPSGPAHQRGVEAYRAWWEPHTLSDPDAAPLFRALRERGIRVGVLSNTVWPRDDHELVFARDGLLDLIDGAVYTSEIAHTKPHPEAFRAAMAAVGVDRPEHCVFVGDRLFDDIHGARSAGMRAVHVPHSEIPALQRGHTDGEPDAVVQRLADILPLVDGWRSGSATAAEPTRPAVTGRGG; translated from the coding sequence ATGACAGTGAGCGCGGTGATCTTCGACTGGGGCGGCACTCTCACGCCCTGGCACACGGTCGACCTGCACGACCAGTGGCGGCACTACGCCCGGGCCTACGACCCGGCGCACGGCGACGAGGTGTCGGCAGCGCTGCGGGCGGCCGAGGACGAGGCCTGGCGGCGGTCCAGGGAGGAGCACCGCGCGACCGCGTTCGACACGATCGTCCGGGCGGCCGGGCTGGAGCCGTCCGGTCCGGCGCACCAGCGCGGGGTCGAGGCCTATCGCGCCTGGTGGGAGCCGCACACCCTGTCCGACCCGGACGCCGCACCGCTGTTCCGGGCGCTGCGTGAGCGGGGAATCCGGGTCGGCGTGCTGTCCAACACCGTCTGGCCACGCGACGACCACGAACTCGTCTTCGCCCGCGACGGGCTGCTCGACCTCATCGACGGAGCCGTCTACACCAGCGAGATCGCACACACCAAGCCACACCCGGAGGCGTTCCGCGCCGCCATGGCGGCCGTCGGCGTCGACCGCCCGGAGCACTGCGTCTTCGTCGGCGACCGGCTCTTCGACGACATCCACGGTGCGCGCTCGGCGGGGATGCGGGCCGTCCACGTGCCGCACAGCGAGATTCCCGCCCTGCAGCGTGGGCACACCGACGGCGAGCCGGACGCGGTGGTCCAGCGACTGGCCGACATCCTCCCGCTCGTGGACGGCTGGCGATCCGGGTCGGCTACCGCTGCTGAGCCGACCCGGCCAGCCGTTACCGGTCGCGGCGGTTGA
- a CDS encoding gamma-glutamyltransferase family protein, whose product MTFTTRPTLRGTFGMVASTHWLASQSAMSVLERGGNAFDAAACAGFVLHVVEPHLNGPGGEVPAVVATAGDPAPRVLNGQGPAPAGATIEHFRDLGLDLVPGSGPLAATVPGAVDAWLLLLRDHGTWRLRDVLEPAIGYARAGHPLVSGAVTTIATVERLFAEHWPTSAALWLRDGKPPAPNAMFANPAYAGTLERLAAEGEAAGTGREAQIDAARRAWREGFVAEEVAAFSRQAHRDASGADHAGVLTGDDLASWSASWEEPATLEWNGLTVAKTRAWGQGPVLLQSLALLDALDATADIDSTDGSGELGVHLTAEVLKLALADREAWYGDLPDSPLPALLSREYATERAALVGDRASGDLRPGSPEGRTPRLPAAHADPERTAPAGGRGTGDTGEPTVDLTGRTRGDTCHVDVVDRWGNMISATPSGGWLQSSPTIPSLGFCLGSRAQMFWLEEGLSSSLVPGRRPRTTLSPTLVLADGRPVLACGSPGGDQQDQWQLLFLLRHLGAGQDLQQAIDAPAWHTTSFPGSFYPRTMEPRGLVVEDRLGEEAIGALERRGHVVTRSGPWSLGRLCAVARDPRTGVLSAGANPRGMQNYAVGR is encoded by the coding sequence ATGACGTTCACCACCCGCCCGACCCTCCGGGGCACCTTCGGCATGGTCGCGTCCACGCACTGGCTGGCGTCGCAGAGCGCCATGAGCGTGCTCGAACGCGGCGGCAACGCCTTCGACGCGGCCGCCTGCGCCGGCTTCGTCCTGCACGTGGTCGAGCCGCACCTGAACGGCCCGGGCGGTGAGGTCCCCGCCGTGGTGGCCACCGCCGGCGACCCCGCGCCCAGGGTCCTGAACGGGCAGGGACCGGCACCGGCGGGCGCCACCATCGAGCACTTCCGCGACCTGGGCCTGGACCTGGTCCCCGGCTCCGGGCCGCTGGCGGCCACCGTCCCCGGAGCGGTGGACGCCTGGCTGCTGCTGCTCCGCGACCACGGCACCTGGCGGCTGCGCGACGTGCTCGAGCCGGCGATCGGGTACGCCCGCGCGGGTCATCCGCTGGTGTCCGGCGCGGTGACGACGATCGCCACGGTCGAGCGGTTGTTCGCCGAACACTGGCCCACCTCGGCGGCGCTGTGGCTGCGCGACGGAAAGCCACCGGCGCCGAACGCGATGTTCGCCAACCCGGCGTACGCCGGCACCCTGGAGCGGCTGGCCGCCGAGGGCGAGGCCGCCGGCACCGGCCGGGAGGCCCAGATCGACGCCGCCCGCCGGGCCTGGCGGGAGGGGTTCGTGGCCGAGGAGGTGGCGGCGTTCTCCCGGCAGGCGCACCGCGACGCAAGCGGCGCCGACCACGCCGGCGTGCTCACCGGTGACGACCTCGCCTCCTGGTCGGCGTCCTGGGAGGAACCCGCGACTTTGGAGTGGAACGGCCTGACCGTGGCCAAGACCCGGGCGTGGGGTCAGGGGCCGGTCCTGCTGCAGTCGCTGGCCCTGCTGGACGCGCTGGACGCCACGGCCGACATCGACAGCACAGACGGCAGCGGTGAACTCGGCGTCCACCTGACGGCGGAGGTGCTCAAGCTCGCCCTGGCCGACCGGGAGGCGTGGTACGGCGACCTGCCCGACTCCCCGCTGCCGGCGCTGCTGTCCAGGGAGTACGCCACCGAACGCGCCGCGCTCGTGGGCGACCGGGCTTCGGGCGACCTGCGCCCCGGCTCGCCTGAGGGACGTACGCCGAGGCTGCCGGCAGCGCACGCCGACCCGGAACGGACCGCCCCGGCCGGCGGACGCGGGACCGGCGACACCGGCGAACCCACCGTCGACCTCACCGGCCGTACCCGCGGCGACACCTGCCACGTGGACGTCGTCGATCGCTGGGGCAACATGATCTCCGCCACGCCGAGCGGCGGCTGGCTGCAGAGCTCGCCGACGATCCCCTCGCTCGGGTTCTGCCTGGGCAGCCGGGCACAGATGTTCTGGCTGGAGGAGGGGCTGTCCTCCTCGCTCGTGCCCGGTCGGCGTCCTCGTACGACGCTGTCGCCGACGCTGGTGCTCGCCGACGGCCGTCCGGTGCTCGCCTGCGGCTCCCCCGGTGGTGACCAGCAGGACCAGTGGCAGCTGCTGTTCCTGTTGCGGCACCTCGGCGCGGGGCAGGACCTCCAGCAGGCCATCGACGCGCCGGCGTGGCACACCACGAGCTTCCCCGGTTCGTTCTACCCGCGGACGATGGAGCCGCGCGGTCTGGTGGTCGAGGACCGGCTCGGCGAGGAGGCGATCGGTGCGCTGGAACGCCGCGGCCACGTCGTCACGCGGTCGGGCCCGTGGAGCCTCGGCCGGCTGTGCGCGGTCGCCCGCGACCCGCGGACCGGTGTGCTCTCCGCGGGCGCCAACCCACGCGGGATGCAGAACTACGCCGTCGGCCGGTGA
- a CDS encoding YbaB/EbfC family nucleoid-associated protein gives MADVSANDFDRLFDDAMAALRPLAGQPDPHADSAPGAEQGAADGGAEPTGPVRGVGEALDGYVRVTAKPGGELETVELNPRVLRSDSESIAEAFREAANAALADLQAKLTSALPALADQQQMLERLQEFQQQSVMQMRRYLQAITDVQDRLDRD, from the coding sequence GTGGCCGACGTCAGCGCCAACGACTTCGACCGGCTGTTCGACGACGCCATGGCGGCTCTGCGGCCGCTGGCCGGGCAGCCTGACCCCCACGCTGACAGCGCTCCCGGGGCTGAACAGGGCGCCGCCGACGGCGGCGCCGAACCCACCGGGCCGGTCCGCGGTGTCGGCGAGGCACTCGACGGCTACGTCCGCGTGACCGCCAAGCCGGGCGGAGAGCTGGAGACGGTCGAGCTCAACCCCCGCGTTCTGCGTTCGGACTCCGAGTCGATCGCGGAGGCGTTCCGGGAGGCGGCCAACGCCGCGCTCGCCGACCTGCAGGCCAAGCTGACCAGCGCCCTGCCCGCGCTCGCCGACCAGCAGCAGATGCTCGAACGTCTGCAGGAGTTCCAGCAGCAGTCGGTGATGCAGATGCGGCGCTACCTGCAGGCCATCACCGACGTCCAGGACCGACTCGACAGGGACTGA
- a CDS encoding proline--tRNA ligase, giving the protein MILRMSTLFLRTLREDPADAEVPSHRLLVRAGYIRRVAPGIYSWLPLGWRTYLNVERIVREEMDAAGFQEVHFPALLPREPYERTGRWTDYGDDIFRLKDRKGNDYLLGPTHEEMFTLAVKDLFSSYKDLPLSIYQIQWKYRDEPRPRAGILRGREFSMKDSYSFDVDDAGLERSYHRHREAYVRTFDRLGLDHVIVKAMAGAMGGSLSEEFLTPTEVGEDTYVRCTSCDYASNTEAVEVPATEPVPHAGLPAAHVEDTPDTPTIESLVALLNGREKLRRDDRPWQASDTLKNVIVKVVQPGGDSELLAVGVPGDREVDLKRLEAQVYPATVQAATDEDFAARPELVRGYIGPAALGADKPARVRYLVDPRVASGTRWVTGANEPGKHVVDLVAGRDFTPDGTIHAADVRDGDPCPRCGSALASARGMEMGHVFALGRKFAQALGLTVLDENGRQVVVTMGSYGIGVSRAVAAIAEKNHDAKGLIWPREISPADVHVIATGKNDAPFETAERLAAELDARGIRVLLDDRRGASPGEKFNDADLLGIPTIVTCGRRIVDGKVEIKDRRTSERIDLPIAEVVDHLVEVCAS; this is encoded by the coding sequence GTGATCCTGCGGATGTCGACGTTGTTCCTGCGCACGCTGCGCGAGGACCCGGCCGACGCGGAGGTGCCGAGCCACCGGTTGCTCGTGCGCGCCGGCTACATCCGGCGGGTCGCACCGGGCATCTACTCCTGGCTGCCGCTGGGCTGGCGCACCTACCTCAACGTCGAGCGGATCGTCCGGGAGGAGATGGACGCCGCGGGGTTCCAGGAGGTCCACTTCCCGGCGCTGCTGCCGCGCGAGCCGTACGAACGCACCGGCCGGTGGACCGACTACGGCGACGACATCTTCCGGCTCAAGGACCGCAAGGGCAACGACTACCTTCTCGGCCCCACCCACGAGGAGATGTTCACCCTTGCGGTGAAGGACCTGTTCTCCTCCTACAAGGACCTCCCGCTGTCGATCTACCAGATCCAGTGGAAGTACCGCGACGAGCCACGTCCGCGGGCCGGCATCCTGCGGGGCCGGGAGTTCTCCATGAAGGACTCCTATTCCTTCGACGTCGACGACGCCGGCCTGGAGCGCTCCTACCACCGGCACCGTGAGGCGTACGTCCGTACGTTCGACCGGCTCGGACTCGACCACGTGATCGTCAAGGCGATGGCCGGAGCGATGGGGGGCTCGCTCAGCGAGGAGTTCCTCACCCCCACCGAGGTGGGCGAGGACACCTACGTCCGCTGCACATCCTGCGACTACGCGAGCAACACCGAGGCGGTGGAAGTGCCCGCCACCGAGCCGGTGCCGCACGCCGGCCTGCCCGCCGCGCACGTGGAGGACACGCCGGACACCCCGACGATCGAGTCGCTGGTCGCGCTCCTGAACGGCCGGGAGAAGCTCCGTCGCGACGACCGTCCCTGGCAGGCGTCCGACACCCTGAAGAACGTCATCGTCAAGGTCGTCCAACCAGGCGGCGACAGCGAACTCCTTGCCGTTGGCGTACCCGGTGACCGGGAGGTGGACCTGAAGCGGCTGGAGGCCCAGGTCTACCCGGCCACCGTCCAGGCGGCGACCGACGAGGACTTCGCGGCCAGGCCGGAGCTGGTGCGCGGCTACATCGGACCCGCCGCGCTGGGTGCGGACAAGCCGGCCAGGGTTCGCTACCTCGTGGACCCACGGGTCGCGTCGGGCACCCGCTGGGTGACCGGCGCCAACGAACCCGGCAAACACGTGGTGGACCTCGTCGCCGGCCGCGACTTCACCCCCGACGGCACCATCCATGCCGCCGACGTACGCGACGGTGACCCGTGCCCGCGCTGCGGCAGCGCGCTGGCCTCGGCCAGGGGCATGGAGATGGGGCACGTCTTCGCGCTCGGCCGCAAGTTCGCGCAGGCGCTCGGTCTCACGGTGCTGGACGAGAACGGCAGGCAGGTCGTGGTGACGATGGGGTCGTACGGCATCGGGGTGAGCCGGGCAGTCGCCGCGATCGCGGAGAAGAACCACGACGCCAAGGGCCTGATCTGGCCCCGCGAGATCAGCCCGGCCGACGTGCACGTCATCGCCACCGGCAAGAACGACGCGCCGTTCGAGACCGCCGAGCGACTCGCCGCCGAGCTGGACGCCCGGGGCATCCGGGTGCTGCTGGACGACCGGCGCGGGGCGAGCCCGGGGGAGAAGTTCAACGACGCCGACCTGCTGGGCATCCCCACGATCGTGACCTGCGGGCGGCGGATCGTGGACGGCAAGGTGGAGATCAAGGACCGGCGTACCAGCGAACGCATCGATCTGCCGATCGCCGAGGTCGTCGACCATCTGGTGGAGGTCTGCGCTTCCTGA
- a CDS encoding hydantoinase B/oxoprolinase family protein, which translates to MARGTVVTGWQFWIDRGGTFTDVVARTPTGALVTHKLLSDNPARYADAAVAGIRALLDRAGEEPPGARPIAELIESVRMGTTVATNALLERHGERTALVITEGFADALRIGYQNRPRIFDRHIVLPDMLFERVVEVAERVAADGTVLRPPDRGALEEKLREVYADGVRAVAVVCLHSYLHPAHEQQVGALAARIGFPQVSLSSEASPLMRVVPRGDTTVVDAYLSPVLRRYVEHVADELSGVRLMFMQSNGGLAEAGHFRGKDAILSGPAGGIVGMVRMSRLAGFDKVIGFDMGGTSTDVSHYAGEYERVFDTQVAGVRLRAPMLDINTVAAGGGSVLHFDGSRYRVGPDSAGADPGPACYRGGGPLTVTDANVMLGRVQPAYFPHVFGPGGDQPLDVSVVRTGFAELAGQIAAATGDDRTPEQVAAGFVAIAVANMANAVKKISVQKGHDVTEYALTTFGGAGGQHACAVADALGIRTVLVPPMAGVLSALGIGLADTTTMREQSVECGLDADGLKRVDAVADDLARTARDELLAEEVSAERIEVVRRAHLRYDGTDTAVPVALAEPADPAAMVAEFEAAYRRTYSFLMDRPLVVEAVSVEAVGATVPPDLDALAPADPGDGSPAGEDPGGAAQEPAVRMYAGDRWHDVPLLRRDRLAAGTTVSGPAIVTEANATTVVEPGWAATVTATGHLRIERVSARADVEDVGTEVDPVLLEIFNNLFMSIAEQMGARLSSTAQSVNIKERLDFSCALFDPDGNLIANAPHMPVHLGSMGASVQEVIRRRGSAMKRGDVYAVNDPYHGGTHLPDVTVVTPVYDEAGEKVLFFVASRGHHAEIGGLTPGSMPATSRSVEEEGVLFDNWLLVENARMREEETRRLLTEAPYPSRNPDTNLADLRAQIAASEKGVEEVGKMIDHFGLDVVQAYMRHVQDNAEEAVRRVVATLDGGSYSYEMDSGAWIEVRVEVDRSARTATIDFTGTSAQLDTNFNAPASVATAAVLYVFRTLVDDDIPLNDGCLRPLRIVVPEGCMLAPRFPAAVVAGNVETSQAVTGALYAALGVQAEGSGTMNNVTFGNARHQYYETVASGSGAGDGFDGAAVVQTHMTNSRLTDPEVLEWRLPVLLESFAIRRGSGGEGRWRGGDGAVRRLRFLEPATVSTLSGHRRVPPYGMAGGRAGALGHNRVERADGSVVELAGADSAEVGTGDVLVVETPGGGGYGPVVPSGPDGPSGPSGRDGST; encoded by the coding sequence TTGGCACGCGGGACAGTGGTCACGGGTTGGCAGTTCTGGATCGACCGGGGCGGCACGTTCACCGACGTGGTGGCCCGCACACCCACCGGTGCCCTGGTGACCCACAAGCTGCTCTCGGACAATCCCGCGCGGTACGCCGACGCCGCGGTCGCCGGCATCCGGGCGCTGCTGGACCGGGCAGGCGAGGAACCGCCCGGTGCGAGGCCGATCGCCGAGCTGATCGAGTCGGTCCGCATGGGTACCACCGTGGCCACCAACGCGCTCCTCGAACGCCATGGCGAGCGGACCGCGCTGGTGATCACCGAGGGGTTCGCCGACGCGCTGCGGATCGGCTACCAGAACCGCCCGCGCATCTTCGACCGGCACATCGTGCTGCCGGACATGCTGTTCGAGCGGGTCGTCGAGGTCGCCGAACGCGTCGCCGCCGACGGCACCGTCCTGCGTCCGCCGGACCGCGGCGCGCTGGAGGAGAAGCTGCGCGAGGTGTACGCCGACGGCGTTCGCGCGGTCGCCGTGGTCTGCCTGCACAGCTACCTCCATCCCGCGCACGAGCAACAGGTCGGCGCCCTGGCGGCGCGGATCGGCTTTCCGCAGGTGTCGTTGTCGAGTGAGGCCAGCCCCCTGATGCGGGTGGTGCCGCGCGGTGACACCACGGTGGTCGACGCCTACCTCTCACCGGTGCTGCGCCGCTACGTCGAGCACGTCGCCGACGAGCTGTCCGGCGTACGCCTGATGTTCATGCAGTCCAACGGCGGGCTGGCCGAGGCTGGGCACTTCCGCGGCAAGGACGCCATCCTGTCCGGGCCCGCGGGCGGGATCGTCGGCATGGTGCGGATGTCGCGGCTGGCCGGGTTCGACAAGGTGATCGGCTTCGACATGGGCGGGACGTCCACCGACGTCTCGCACTACGCCGGAGAGTACGAACGCGTCTTCGACACCCAGGTGGCCGGCGTGCGGCTGCGCGCCCCGATGCTCGACATCAACACCGTCGCGGCCGGCGGTGGGTCGGTTCTGCACTTCGACGGCAGCCGCTACCGCGTCGGGCCCGACTCCGCGGGCGCCGACCCTGGGCCCGCCTGCTACCGCGGCGGCGGCCCGCTGACCGTCACCGACGCCAACGTGATGCTCGGCCGGGTGCAGCCGGCGTACTTCCCGCACGTCTTCGGGCCCGGCGGCGACCAGCCGCTGGACGTCTCCGTCGTGCGGACGGGGTTCGCGGAGCTGGCCGGCCAGATCGCGGCCGCGACCGGCGACGACCGGACACCGGAACAGGTCGCCGCCGGGTTCGTGGCGATCGCGGTCGCCAACATGGCCAACGCGGTGAAGAAGATCTCGGTGCAGAAGGGGCACGACGTCACCGAGTACGCCCTCACCACGTTCGGCGGCGCGGGTGGCCAGCACGCCTGCGCGGTGGCCGACGCGCTCGGCATCCGGACGGTGCTCGTGCCGCCCATGGCCGGCGTACTCTCCGCGCTCGGTATCGGCCTGGCCGACACCACCACCATGCGCGAGCAGTCCGTCGAGTGCGGGCTGGACGCCGACGGACTCAAGCGGGTCGATGCGGTGGCCGACGACCTCGCCCGCACCGCCCGCGACGAGCTCCTCGCCGAGGAGGTGTCGGCCGAACGCATCGAGGTGGTCCGGCGGGCGCACCTGCGCTACGACGGAACCGACACCGCGGTGCCGGTGGCGCTGGCCGAGCCGGCCGACCCGGCGGCGATGGTGGCGGAGTTCGAGGCGGCCTACCGGCGTACGTACTCCTTCCTGATGGACCGCCCGCTGGTGGTGGAGGCGGTGTCGGTCGAGGCGGTCGGCGCCACCGTCCCTCCGGACCTGGACGCCCTGGCGCCGGCCGACCCCGGCGACGGAAGCCCGGCCGGGGAGGACCCGGGCGGCGCGGCGCAGGAGCCGGCGGTACGGATGTACGCCGGGGACCGCTGGCACGACGTACCGCTCCTGCGGCGCGACCGGCTCGCTGCCGGCACCACCGTCAGCGGACCGGCGATCGTCACCGAGGCCAACGCCACCACGGTGGTCGAGCCCGGTTGGGCGGCGACCGTCACCGCGACCGGCCACCTGCGGATCGAACGCGTCAGCGCCCGCGCCGACGTCGAGGACGTCGGCACCGAGGTCGACCCGGTGCTGCTGGAGATCTTCAACAACCTCTTCATGTCGATCGCCGAGCAGATGGGTGCCCGGCTGTCCTCGACCGCGCAGTCGGTGAACATCAAGGAGCGGCTGGACTTCTCCTGCGCGTTGTTCGACCCCGACGGCAACCTCATCGCCAACGCGCCGCACATGCCGGTGCACCTGGGCTCGATGGGCGCGAGCGTGCAGGAGGTGATCCGCCGGCGCGGCTCCGCGATGAAGCGCGGCGACGTCTACGCGGTCAACGATCCCTACCACGGCGGCACCCACCTGCCCGACGTGACGGTGGTGACGCCGGTGTACGACGAGGCGGGGGAGAAGGTGCTGTTCTTCGTCGCCTCCCGCGGTCACCACGCCGAGATCGGTGGGCTCACCCCCGGCTCGATGCCGGCCACCAGCCGCTCGGTCGAGGAGGAGGGGGTGCTGTTCGACAACTGGCTGCTGGTGGAGAACGCCCGCATGCGCGAGGAGGAGACGCGGCGGCTGCTCACCGAGGCGCCGTACCCTTCCCGCAACCCCGACACCAACCTCGCCGACCTGCGCGCCCAGATCGCCGCCAGCGAGAAGGGAGTGGAGGAGGTCGGGAAGATGATCGACCACTTCGGGCTGGACGTCGTACAGGCGTACATGCGGCACGTGCAGGACAACGCCGAGGAAGCTGTCCGCCGGGTCGTCGCCACCCTGGACGGCGGGTCGTACAGCTACGAAATGGACTCCGGCGCCTGGATCGAGGTGCGGGTCGAGGTGGACCGCTCGGCGCGTACCGCCACCATCGACTTCACCGGCACCTCGGCCCAGCTCGACACCAACTTCAACGCACCGGCGTCGGTGGCGACCGCGGCCGTGCTGTACGTCTTCCGCACCCTGGTCGACGACGACATTCCGCTCAACGACGGGTGCCTGCGGCCGCTGCGCATCGTGGTACCCGAGGGCTGCATGCTCGCGCCGAGGTTCCCGGCGGCCGTCGTCGCCGGGAACGTGGAGACCTCGCAGGCGGTGACCGGCGCGCTGTACGCCGCGCTCGGCGTGCAGGCGGAGGGCTCGGGGACGATGAACAACGTGACGTTCGGAAACGCGCGGCACCAGTACTACGAGACGGTGGCGTCCGGGTCGGGTGCGGGCGACGGCTTCGACGGCGCGGCCGTGGTGCAGACGCACATGACGAACTCCCGGCTGACCGACCCCGAGGTGCTGGAGTGGCGGCTGCCGGTGCTGCTGGAGAGCTTCGCGATCCGGCGGGGGAGCGGCGGTGAGGGGCGCTGGCGTGGTGGCGACGGAGCGGTGCGCCGGCTGCGGTTCCTGGAACCGGCGACGGTGAGCACGCTGTCGGGCCACCGGCGGGTTCCGCCGTACGGCATGGCCGGCGGCCGGGCCGGCGCGCTCGGGCACAACCGGGTCGAACGCGCCGACGGCAGCGTCGTGGAGCTGGCGGGTGCCGATTCGGCCGAGGTGGGCACCGGCGACGTCCTGGTCGTGGAGACACCGGGCGGAGGGGGATACGGCCCGGTTGTGCCGTCTGGACCAGATGGTCCGTCGGGTCCTTCCGGGCGGGACGGGTCCACCTGA
- a CDS encoding helix-turn-helix transcriptional regulator — MQYVSRAPSAALAPFVRHLGYAEGIAGNGRERALPTGVPQLLVNLAEDRFRVYGEAGDAQAAEFVGGAALSGPQSGVRVIDTADQRETVWVAFRPGGAAPFFAGPADRTGERLLDLDALWGDHAGGELRERLAAAATPGAKLDVVEQVLLSRAVRPLRADPGLEFAVGELHRGRPVAQVAERCGLTGRAFTRRFADNVGLTPKLFARVRRFQRALAAIPHDRPVDWAEIAHRTGYFDQAHFVKEFRAFTGLAPSAYRPRSATTRNHVPLG, encoded by the coding sequence ATGCAGTACGTCAGTCGGGCGCCGAGTGCGGCGCTAGCGCCGTTCGTCCGTCACCTCGGATACGCCGAGGGCATCGCGGGCAACGGCCGCGAGCGCGCGTTGCCGACCGGCGTTCCGCAGCTGCTGGTCAACCTGGCCGAGGACAGGTTCCGGGTGTACGGGGAGGCCGGCGACGCGCAGGCAGCGGAGTTCGTCGGCGGCGCAGCCTTGTCCGGACCGCAGTCCGGCGTCCGGGTGATCGACACAGCGGACCAGCGGGAGACCGTGTGGGTGGCGTTCCGGCCGGGCGGCGCGGCCCCGTTCTTCGCCGGGCCGGCGGACCGGACCGGTGAACGGCTGCTCGACCTCGACGCGCTCTGGGGCGACCACGCGGGCGGCGAACTTCGCGAACGCCTGGCGGCGGCGGCCACACCGGGGGCGAAGCTGGACGTGGTGGAGCAGGTCCTGCTGAGCCGGGCGGTCCGCCCCCTGCGGGCCGACCCGGGACTGGAGTTCGCGGTGGGCGAACTCCACCGGGGCAGACCGGTCGCGCAGGTGGCCGAACGTTGCGGGCTGACCGGCCGGGCGTTCACCCGGCGGTTCGCTGACAACGTGGGGTTGACACCGAAACTCTTCGCCCGCGTACGCCGCTTCCAGCGGGCGCTGGCGGCGATCCCCCACGACCGGCCGGTCGACTGGGCCGAGATCGCCCACCGGACCGGCTACTTCGACCAGGCCCACTTCGTCAAGGAGTTCCGGGCGTTCACCGGCCTGGCGCCGTCGGCGTACCGACCGCGCTCGGCGACCACCCGCAACCACGTACCACTCGGCTGA
- a CDS encoding DUF389 domain-containing protein, protein MSGVLHLRVTSPSERTEKVVALLEDCVGVANLAVVPGASIRPPGDLVFADIARESVEGVLCGLRDLGLDSDGTIAMEMVDTAVYDAAERAERAAPGEGADAVIWEEVVRHTSDDAVLSWTFLSFLFLATTLAAIAVVLDSSILVIGAMVVGPEFVALAAIAVGIVHHRTGLLRRGLFTLAVGFAAAIAGTTVLCLIARAAGWITIAQIDRPRPLTGFIWTPDRWSFVVAFIAGIAGVLSLTASKSGTLVGVFISVTTVPAAGNLAAALALGDLAELAGSAAQLGINMAAIVLAGVATLMLQKAVGRPGQRIRI, encoded by the coding sequence ATGTCCGGCGTGCTGCATCTGCGGGTGACCTCACCGTCGGAGCGGACCGAGAAGGTCGTCGCGCTCCTCGAGGACTGCGTGGGCGTCGCCAACCTGGCGGTGGTGCCGGGCGCGTCGATCCGGCCCCCGGGCGATCTGGTGTTCGCGGACATCGCGCGGGAGTCCGTCGAGGGGGTGCTCTGTGGGCTGCGCGACCTCGGCCTCGACTCCGACGGGACGATCGCCATGGAGATGGTCGACACCGCCGTCTACGACGCCGCCGAACGCGCCGAGCGCGCCGCGCCGGGCGAGGGCGCGGACGCGGTCATCTGGGAGGAGGTCGTACGGCACACCTCCGACGACGCCGTGCTTTCGTGGACGTTCCTGTCGTTCCTCTTCCTCGCCACCACTCTCGCCGCCATCGCGGTCGTACTCGACTCCTCGATCCTGGTGATCGGCGCGATGGTGGTGGGCCCGGAGTTCGTCGCGCTGGCCGCGATCGCGGTCGGGATCGTGCATCACCGCACGGGTCTGCTGCGCCGGGGGCTGTTCACCCTGGCCGTCGGCTTCGCCGCGGCGATCGCGGGCACCACGGTACTGTGCCTGATCGCGCGGGCCGCGGGATGGATCACCATCGCCCAGATCGACCGGCCCAGACCGTTGACAGGGTTCATCTGGACCCCGGACCGGTGGTCGTTCGTGGTGGCGTTCATCGCGGGGATCGCCGGCGTGCTGTCGCTCACCGCCTCGAAGTCCGGCACGCTGGTCGGCGTGTTCATCTCGGTCACCACCGTGCCCGCGGCCGGCAACCTCGCCGCGGCGCTGGCGCTCGGTGACCTCGCCGAACTTGCCGGCTCGGCGGCCCAGCTCGGCATCAACATGGCCGCCATCGTGCTCGCCGGGGTGGCGACGCTGATGCTACAGAAGGCGGTGGGCAGACCGGGGCAGCGGATCCGGATCTGA